One stretch of Camelus bactrianus isolate YW-2024 breed Bactrian camel chromosome 19, ASM4877302v1, whole genome shotgun sequence DNA includes these proteins:
- the ADNP gene encoding activity-dependent neuroprotector homeobox protein isoform X2: MFQLPVNNLGSLRKARKTVKKILSDIGLEYCKEHIEDFKQFEPNDFYLKNTTWEDVGLWDPSLTKNQDYRTKPFCCSACPFSSKFFSAYKSHFRNVHSEDFENRILLNCPYCTFNADKKTLETHIKIFHAPNASAPSSSLSTFKDKSKTDGLKPKQADSVEQAVYYCKKCTYRDPLYEIVRKHIYREHFQHVAAPYIAKAGEKSLNGAVPLGSNAREEGSIHCKRCLFMPKSYEALVQHVIEDHERIGYQVTAMIGHTNVVVPRSKPLMLIAPKPQEKKGMGLQSRIGSLASGNVRSLPSQQMVNRLSIPKPNLNSTGVNMMSNVHLQQNNYGVKSVGQGYGVGQSMRLGLSGNAPVSIPQQSQSVKQLLPSGNGRSYGLGSEQRSQAPARYSLQPANASSLSSSQLKSPSLSQSQASRVLGQSSSKPTAAATGPPPPNTSSTQKWKICTICNELFPENVYSVHFEKEHKAEKVPAVANYIMKIHNFTSKCLYCNRYLPTDTLLNHMLIHGLSCPYCRSTFNDVEKMAAHMRMVHIDEEMGPKTDSTLSFDLTLQQGSHTNIHLLVTTYNLRDAPAESVAYHAQNNPPVPPKPQPKVQEKADIPVKSSPQAAVPYKKDVGKTLCPLCFSILKGPISDALAHHLRERHQVIQTVHPVEKKLTYKCIHCLGVYTSNMTASTITLHLVHCRGVGKTQNGQDKTNAPSRLNQSPGLAPVKRTYEQMEFPLLKKRKLDDDSDSPSFFEEKPEEPVVLALDPKGHEDDSYEARKSFLTKYFNKQPYPTRREIEKLAASLWLWKSDIASHFSNKRKKCVRDCEKYKPGVLLGFNMKELNKVKHEMDFDAEWLFENHDEKDSRVNASKTADKKLNLGKEDDSSSDSFENLEEESNGSGSPFDPVFEVEPKIPNDNPEEHIPKVISEDALESEEKLDQKEEDGSKYETIHLTEEPTKLMPDASDSEVDQDDVVEWKDGASPSESGPGSQQVSDFEDNPCEMKPGTWSDESSQSEDARSSKPAAKKKATMQGDREQLKWKNSSYGKVEGFWSKDQSQWKNATENDERLSNPQIEWQNSTIDSEDGEQFDNMTDGVAEPMHGSLTGVKLSSQQA; this comes from the exons ATGTTCCAACTTCCTGTCAACAATCTTGGCAGTTTAAGAAAAGCCCGGAAAACTGTGAAAAAAATACTTAGTGACATTGGGTTGGAATACTGTAAAGAACACATAGAA GACTTTAAACAGTTTGAACCTAatgacttttatttgaaaaacactACATGGGAGGATGTAGGACTATGGGACCCTTCACTTACAAAAAACCAG gACTATCGGACAAAACCTTTTTGCTGCAGTGCTTGtccattttcttcaaaattcttttCTGCATACAAAAGTCATTTCCGGAATGTCCATAGTGAAGACTTTGAAAATAGGATTCTCCTTAATTGCCCCTACTGTACCTTCAATGCAGACAAAAAGACTCTGGaaacacacattaaaatatttcatgctCCAAACGCCAGCGCACCAAGTAGCAGCCTCAGCACTTTCAAAGATAAAAGCAAAACTGATGGCCTTAAACCTAAGCAGGCTGACAGTGTAGAGCAAGCTGTTTATTACTGTAAGAAGTGCACTTACCGAGACCCTCTCTATGAAATAGTTAGGAAGCACATTTACAGGGAACATTTTCAACATGTGGCGGCACCTTACATAGCAAAGGCAGGCGAAAAATCACTCAATGGTGCAGTCCCCTTAGGCTCAAATGCCCGGGAAGAGGGTAGTATTCACTGCAAGCGATGCCTTTTCATGCCAAAGTCCTATGAAGCTTTGGTTCAACATGTCATTGAAGACCACGAACGCATAGGCTATCAGGTCACTGCCATGATTGGGCACACAAATGTGGTGGTTCCCCGATCCAAACCCTTGATGCTAATTGCTCCCAAACCTCAAGAGAAGAAAGGCATGGGACTTCAATCAAGAATTGGTTCCCTTGCTTCTGGAAACGTCCGGTCTTTGCCGTCACAGCAGATGGTGAATCGACTCTCAATACCAAAGCCTAACTTAAATTCTACAGGAGTGAACATGATGTCTAATGTTCACCTACAGCAGAACAACTATGGGGTCAAATCTGTAGGCCAGGGCTATGGCGTTGGTCAGTCAATGAGACTGGGTCTCAGTGGCAATGCACCAGTTTCCATCCCTCAACAGTCTCAGTCTGTGAAGCAGTTACTTCCAAGTGGAAACGGAAGATCTTACGGGCTTGGGTCAGAGCAGAGGTCCCAGGCACCAGCAAGATACTCCCTGCAGCCTGCAAATGCCTCTTCTCTCTCATCGAGCCAGTTAaagtctccttccctctcccagtcaCAGGCATCCAGAGTATTAGGTCAGTCCAGTTCCAAACCTACTGCAGCTGCCACTGGCCCTCCCCCGCCCAATACTTCTTCAACTCAGAAGTGGAAAATATGTACAATCTGTAATGAgctttttcctgaaaatgtctataGCGTGCACTTCGAAAAAGAACATAAAGCTGAGAAAGTCCCAGCAGTAGCCAACTACATCATGAAAATACACAACTTTACTAGCAAATGCCTCTACTGTAATCGCTATCTGCCCACAGACACTCTGCTCAACCACATGTTAATTCATGGTCTGTCTTGTCCATATTGCCGTTCAACCTTCAATGATGTGGAAAAGATGGCGGCACACATGCGGATGGTTCACATTGATGAAGAGATGGGACCTAAAACAGATTCTACTCTGAGTTTTGATTTGACATTGCAGCAGGGTAGTCACACTAACATCCATCTCCTTGTAACCACATACAACCTGAGGGATGCCCCTGCCGAATCTGTTGCTTACCATGCCCAGAATAACCCTCCAGTCCCCCCAAAGCCACAACCAAAAGTTCAGGAAAAGGCAGATATCCCTGTTAAAAGTTCACCTCAAGCTGCAGTGCCCTATAAAAAAGATGTCGGGAAAACCCTTTGCCCTCTTTGCTTCTCAATCCTGAAAGGACCCATATCTGATGCACTTGCACATCACTTACGAGAGAGGCACCAAGTCATTCAGACGGTTCACCCAGTGGAGAAAAAGCTCACCTACAAATGTATCCACTGCCTTGGTGTGTATACCAGCAATATGACCGCCTCGACGATCACTCTGCATCTAGTTCACTGCAGGGGTGTTGGAAAGACCCAGAATGGCCAAGATAAGACGAATGCACCCTCTCGGCTTAACCAGTCACCAGGCCTGGCACCTGTGAAGCGCACTTATGAGCAAATGGAATTTCCCTTGCTGAAAAAGCGAAAGTTAGATGATGATAGTGATTCACCCAGCTTCTTTGAAGAGAAACCTGAGGAGCCTGTTGTTTTAGCTTTAGACCCCAAGGGTCATGAAGATGATTCCTATGAAGCCAGGAAAAGCTTCCTAACAAAATACTTCAACAAACAACCGTATCCCACCAGGAGAGAGATTGAGAAGCTGGCGGCCAGTTTATGGTTGTGGAAGAGTGACATTGCTTCCCATTTTAGTAACAAGAGGAAGAAGTGTGTCCGAGACTGTGAAAAATACAAGCCTGGTGTGTTACTGGGTTTCAACATGAAAGAATTAAACAAGGTTAAGCATGAGATGGATTTTGATGCTGAGTGGctatttgaaaatcatgatgagAAGGATTCCAGAGTCAATGCTAGTAAAACTGCTGACAAGAAGCTCAACCTTGGGAAGGAAGATGACAGTTCCtctgacagttttgaaaatttggaaGAAGAATCCAATGGAAGTGGTAGCCCTTTTGATCCTGTTTTTGAAGTTGAGCCTAAAATCCCCAATGATAACCCAGAGGAACACATACCGAAGGTAATTTCTGAGGATGCTTTAGAATCTGAGGAGAAGCTAGACCAAAAAGAGGAGGATGGTTCAAAATATGAAACTATTCATTTGACTGAGGAACCAACCAAACTAATGCCTGATGCCTCTGATAGTGAGGTTGACCAAGACGATGTCGTTGAGTGGAAAGATGGTGCTTCTCCGTCTGAGAGCGGCCCTGGTTCCCAACAAGTGTCGGACTTTGAGGACAACCCATGTGAAATGAAACCAGGAACCTGGTCCGATGAGTCTTCCCAGAGTGAAGATGCAAGGAGCAGTAAGCCAGCTGCCAAAAAAAAGGCTACCATGCAAGgtgacagagagcagttgaaatGGAAGAATAGTTCCTATGGAAAAGTTGAAGGGTTTTGGTCCAAGGACCAGTCACAGTGGaagaatgcaactgaaaatgatGAGCGCTTATCCAACCCACAGATTGAGTGGCAGAATAGCACAATTGACAGTGAGGACGGGGAGCAGTTTGACAACATGACTGATGGAGTAGCTGAGCCCATGCATGGCAGCTTAACCGGAGTTAAACTGAGCAGCCAACAGGCCTGA
- the ADNP gene encoding activity-dependent neuroprotector homeobox protein isoform X1: protein MVNVFLFSEIQHHKEKKHSTLDFKIIETMFQLPVNNLGSLRKARKTVKKILSDIGLEYCKEHIEDFKQFEPNDFYLKNTTWEDVGLWDPSLTKNQDYRTKPFCCSACPFSSKFFSAYKSHFRNVHSEDFENRILLNCPYCTFNADKKTLETHIKIFHAPNASAPSSSLSTFKDKSKTDGLKPKQADSVEQAVYYCKKCTYRDPLYEIVRKHIYREHFQHVAAPYIAKAGEKSLNGAVPLGSNAREEGSIHCKRCLFMPKSYEALVQHVIEDHERIGYQVTAMIGHTNVVVPRSKPLMLIAPKPQEKKGMGLQSRIGSLASGNVRSLPSQQMVNRLSIPKPNLNSTGVNMMSNVHLQQNNYGVKSVGQGYGVGQSMRLGLSGNAPVSIPQQSQSVKQLLPSGNGRSYGLGSEQRSQAPARYSLQPANASSLSSSQLKSPSLSQSQASRVLGQSSSKPTAAATGPPPPNTSSTQKWKICTICNELFPENVYSVHFEKEHKAEKVPAVANYIMKIHNFTSKCLYCNRYLPTDTLLNHMLIHGLSCPYCRSTFNDVEKMAAHMRMVHIDEEMGPKTDSTLSFDLTLQQGSHTNIHLLVTTYNLRDAPAESVAYHAQNNPPVPPKPQPKVQEKADIPVKSSPQAAVPYKKDVGKTLCPLCFSILKGPISDALAHHLRERHQVIQTVHPVEKKLTYKCIHCLGVYTSNMTASTITLHLVHCRGVGKTQNGQDKTNAPSRLNQSPGLAPVKRTYEQMEFPLLKKRKLDDDSDSPSFFEEKPEEPVVLALDPKGHEDDSYEARKSFLTKYFNKQPYPTRREIEKLAASLWLWKSDIASHFSNKRKKCVRDCEKYKPGVLLGFNMKELNKVKHEMDFDAEWLFENHDEKDSRVNASKTADKKLNLGKEDDSSSDSFENLEEESNGSGSPFDPVFEVEPKIPNDNPEEHIPKVISEDALESEEKLDQKEEDGSKYETIHLTEEPTKLMPDASDSEVDQDDVVEWKDGASPSESGPGSQQVSDFEDNPCEMKPGTWSDESSQSEDARSSKPAAKKKATMQGDREQLKWKNSSYGKVEGFWSKDQSQWKNATENDERLSNPQIEWQNSTIDSEDGEQFDNMTDGVAEPMHGSLTGVKLSSQQA, encoded by the exons ATGGTGAacgtttttctgttttcagagatTCAACATCACAAGGAGAAAAAGCACTCAacacttgattttaaaataatcg aaACTATGTTCCAACTTCCTGTCAACAATCTTGGCAGTTTAAGAAAAGCCCGGAAAACTGTGAAAAAAATACTTAGTGACATTGGGTTGGAATACTGTAAAGAACACATAGAA GACTTTAAACAGTTTGAACCTAatgacttttatttgaaaaacactACATGGGAGGATGTAGGACTATGGGACCCTTCACTTACAAAAAACCAG gACTATCGGACAAAACCTTTTTGCTGCAGTGCTTGtccattttcttcaaaattcttttCTGCATACAAAAGTCATTTCCGGAATGTCCATAGTGAAGACTTTGAAAATAGGATTCTCCTTAATTGCCCCTACTGTACCTTCAATGCAGACAAAAAGACTCTGGaaacacacattaaaatatttcatgctCCAAACGCCAGCGCACCAAGTAGCAGCCTCAGCACTTTCAAAGATAAAAGCAAAACTGATGGCCTTAAACCTAAGCAGGCTGACAGTGTAGAGCAAGCTGTTTATTACTGTAAGAAGTGCACTTACCGAGACCCTCTCTATGAAATAGTTAGGAAGCACATTTACAGGGAACATTTTCAACATGTGGCGGCACCTTACATAGCAAAGGCAGGCGAAAAATCACTCAATGGTGCAGTCCCCTTAGGCTCAAATGCCCGGGAAGAGGGTAGTATTCACTGCAAGCGATGCCTTTTCATGCCAAAGTCCTATGAAGCTTTGGTTCAACATGTCATTGAAGACCACGAACGCATAGGCTATCAGGTCACTGCCATGATTGGGCACACAAATGTGGTGGTTCCCCGATCCAAACCCTTGATGCTAATTGCTCCCAAACCTCAAGAGAAGAAAGGCATGGGACTTCAATCAAGAATTGGTTCCCTTGCTTCTGGAAACGTCCGGTCTTTGCCGTCACAGCAGATGGTGAATCGACTCTCAATACCAAAGCCTAACTTAAATTCTACAGGAGTGAACATGATGTCTAATGTTCACCTACAGCAGAACAACTATGGGGTCAAATCTGTAGGCCAGGGCTATGGCGTTGGTCAGTCAATGAGACTGGGTCTCAGTGGCAATGCACCAGTTTCCATCCCTCAACAGTCTCAGTCTGTGAAGCAGTTACTTCCAAGTGGAAACGGAAGATCTTACGGGCTTGGGTCAGAGCAGAGGTCCCAGGCACCAGCAAGATACTCCCTGCAGCCTGCAAATGCCTCTTCTCTCTCATCGAGCCAGTTAaagtctccttccctctcccagtcaCAGGCATCCAGAGTATTAGGTCAGTCCAGTTCCAAACCTACTGCAGCTGCCACTGGCCCTCCCCCGCCCAATACTTCTTCAACTCAGAAGTGGAAAATATGTACAATCTGTAATGAgctttttcctgaaaatgtctataGCGTGCACTTCGAAAAAGAACATAAAGCTGAGAAAGTCCCAGCAGTAGCCAACTACATCATGAAAATACACAACTTTACTAGCAAATGCCTCTACTGTAATCGCTATCTGCCCACAGACACTCTGCTCAACCACATGTTAATTCATGGTCTGTCTTGTCCATATTGCCGTTCAACCTTCAATGATGTGGAAAAGATGGCGGCACACATGCGGATGGTTCACATTGATGAAGAGATGGGACCTAAAACAGATTCTACTCTGAGTTTTGATTTGACATTGCAGCAGGGTAGTCACACTAACATCCATCTCCTTGTAACCACATACAACCTGAGGGATGCCCCTGCCGAATCTGTTGCTTACCATGCCCAGAATAACCCTCCAGTCCCCCCAAAGCCACAACCAAAAGTTCAGGAAAAGGCAGATATCCCTGTTAAAAGTTCACCTCAAGCTGCAGTGCCCTATAAAAAAGATGTCGGGAAAACCCTTTGCCCTCTTTGCTTCTCAATCCTGAAAGGACCCATATCTGATGCACTTGCACATCACTTACGAGAGAGGCACCAAGTCATTCAGACGGTTCACCCAGTGGAGAAAAAGCTCACCTACAAATGTATCCACTGCCTTGGTGTGTATACCAGCAATATGACCGCCTCGACGATCACTCTGCATCTAGTTCACTGCAGGGGTGTTGGAAAGACCCAGAATGGCCAAGATAAGACGAATGCACCCTCTCGGCTTAACCAGTCACCAGGCCTGGCACCTGTGAAGCGCACTTATGAGCAAATGGAATTTCCCTTGCTGAAAAAGCGAAAGTTAGATGATGATAGTGATTCACCCAGCTTCTTTGAAGAGAAACCTGAGGAGCCTGTTGTTTTAGCTTTAGACCCCAAGGGTCATGAAGATGATTCCTATGAAGCCAGGAAAAGCTTCCTAACAAAATACTTCAACAAACAACCGTATCCCACCAGGAGAGAGATTGAGAAGCTGGCGGCCAGTTTATGGTTGTGGAAGAGTGACATTGCTTCCCATTTTAGTAACAAGAGGAAGAAGTGTGTCCGAGACTGTGAAAAATACAAGCCTGGTGTGTTACTGGGTTTCAACATGAAAGAATTAAACAAGGTTAAGCATGAGATGGATTTTGATGCTGAGTGGctatttgaaaatcatgatgagAAGGATTCCAGAGTCAATGCTAGTAAAACTGCTGACAAGAAGCTCAACCTTGGGAAGGAAGATGACAGTTCCtctgacagttttgaaaatttggaaGAAGAATCCAATGGAAGTGGTAGCCCTTTTGATCCTGTTTTTGAAGTTGAGCCTAAAATCCCCAATGATAACCCAGAGGAACACATACCGAAGGTAATTTCTGAGGATGCTTTAGAATCTGAGGAGAAGCTAGACCAAAAAGAGGAGGATGGTTCAAAATATGAAACTATTCATTTGACTGAGGAACCAACCAAACTAATGCCTGATGCCTCTGATAGTGAGGTTGACCAAGACGATGTCGTTGAGTGGAAAGATGGTGCTTCTCCGTCTGAGAGCGGCCCTGGTTCCCAACAAGTGTCGGACTTTGAGGACAACCCATGTGAAATGAAACCAGGAACCTGGTCCGATGAGTCTTCCCAGAGTGAAGATGCAAGGAGCAGTAAGCCAGCTGCCAAAAAAAAGGCTACCATGCAAGgtgacagagagcagttgaaatGGAAGAATAGTTCCTATGGAAAAGTTGAAGGGTTTTGGTCCAAGGACCAGTCACAGTGGaagaatgcaactgaaaatgatGAGCGCTTATCCAACCCACAGATTGAGTGGCAGAATAGCACAATTGACAGTGAGGACGGGGAGCAGTTTGACAACATGACTGATGGAGTAGCTGAGCCCATGCATGGCAGCTTAACCGGAGTTAAACTGAGCAGCCAACAGGCCTGA
- the ADNP gene encoding activity-dependent neuroprotector homeobox protein isoform X3, producing MPKSYEALVQHVIEDHERIGYQVTAMIGHTNVVVPRSKPLMLIAPKPQEKKGMGLQSRIGSLASGNVRSLPSQQMVNRLSIPKPNLNSTGVNMMSNVHLQQNNYGVKSVGQGYGVGQSMRLGLSGNAPVSIPQQSQSVKQLLPSGNGRSYGLGSEQRSQAPARYSLQPANASSLSSSQLKSPSLSQSQASRVLGQSSSKPTAAATGPPPPNTSSTQKWKICTICNELFPENVYSVHFEKEHKAEKVPAVANYIMKIHNFTSKCLYCNRYLPTDTLLNHMLIHGLSCPYCRSTFNDVEKMAAHMRMVHIDEEMGPKTDSTLSFDLTLQQGSHTNIHLLVTTYNLRDAPAESVAYHAQNNPPVPPKPQPKVQEKADIPVKSSPQAAVPYKKDVGKTLCPLCFSILKGPISDALAHHLRERHQVIQTVHPVEKKLTYKCIHCLGVYTSNMTASTITLHLVHCRGVGKTQNGQDKTNAPSRLNQSPGLAPVKRTYEQMEFPLLKKRKLDDDSDSPSFFEEKPEEPVVLALDPKGHEDDSYEARKSFLTKYFNKQPYPTRREIEKLAASLWLWKSDIASHFSNKRKKCVRDCEKYKPGVLLGFNMKELNKVKHEMDFDAEWLFENHDEKDSRVNASKTADKKLNLGKEDDSSSDSFENLEEESNGSGSPFDPVFEVEPKIPNDNPEEHIPKVISEDALESEEKLDQKEEDGSKYETIHLTEEPTKLMPDASDSEVDQDDVVEWKDGASPSESGPGSQQVSDFEDNPCEMKPGTWSDESSQSEDARSSKPAAKKKATMQGDREQLKWKNSSYGKVEGFWSKDQSQWKNATENDERLSNPQIEWQNSTIDSEDGEQFDNMTDGVAEPMHGSLTGVKLSSQQA from the coding sequence ATGCCAAAGTCCTATGAAGCTTTGGTTCAACATGTCATTGAAGACCACGAACGCATAGGCTATCAGGTCACTGCCATGATTGGGCACACAAATGTGGTGGTTCCCCGATCCAAACCCTTGATGCTAATTGCTCCCAAACCTCAAGAGAAGAAAGGCATGGGACTTCAATCAAGAATTGGTTCCCTTGCTTCTGGAAACGTCCGGTCTTTGCCGTCACAGCAGATGGTGAATCGACTCTCAATACCAAAGCCTAACTTAAATTCTACAGGAGTGAACATGATGTCTAATGTTCACCTACAGCAGAACAACTATGGGGTCAAATCTGTAGGCCAGGGCTATGGCGTTGGTCAGTCAATGAGACTGGGTCTCAGTGGCAATGCACCAGTTTCCATCCCTCAACAGTCTCAGTCTGTGAAGCAGTTACTTCCAAGTGGAAACGGAAGATCTTACGGGCTTGGGTCAGAGCAGAGGTCCCAGGCACCAGCAAGATACTCCCTGCAGCCTGCAAATGCCTCTTCTCTCTCATCGAGCCAGTTAaagtctccttccctctcccagtcaCAGGCATCCAGAGTATTAGGTCAGTCCAGTTCCAAACCTACTGCAGCTGCCACTGGCCCTCCCCCGCCCAATACTTCTTCAACTCAGAAGTGGAAAATATGTACAATCTGTAATGAgctttttcctgaaaatgtctataGCGTGCACTTCGAAAAAGAACATAAAGCTGAGAAAGTCCCAGCAGTAGCCAACTACATCATGAAAATACACAACTTTACTAGCAAATGCCTCTACTGTAATCGCTATCTGCCCACAGACACTCTGCTCAACCACATGTTAATTCATGGTCTGTCTTGTCCATATTGCCGTTCAACCTTCAATGATGTGGAAAAGATGGCGGCACACATGCGGATGGTTCACATTGATGAAGAGATGGGACCTAAAACAGATTCTACTCTGAGTTTTGATTTGACATTGCAGCAGGGTAGTCACACTAACATCCATCTCCTTGTAACCACATACAACCTGAGGGATGCCCCTGCCGAATCTGTTGCTTACCATGCCCAGAATAACCCTCCAGTCCCCCCAAAGCCACAACCAAAAGTTCAGGAAAAGGCAGATATCCCTGTTAAAAGTTCACCTCAAGCTGCAGTGCCCTATAAAAAAGATGTCGGGAAAACCCTTTGCCCTCTTTGCTTCTCAATCCTGAAAGGACCCATATCTGATGCACTTGCACATCACTTACGAGAGAGGCACCAAGTCATTCAGACGGTTCACCCAGTGGAGAAAAAGCTCACCTACAAATGTATCCACTGCCTTGGTGTGTATACCAGCAATATGACCGCCTCGACGATCACTCTGCATCTAGTTCACTGCAGGGGTGTTGGAAAGACCCAGAATGGCCAAGATAAGACGAATGCACCCTCTCGGCTTAACCAGTCACCAGGCCTGGCACCTGTGAAGCGCACTTATGAGCAAATGGAATTTCCCTTGCTGAAAAAGCGAAAGTTAGATGATGATAGTGATTCACCCAGCTTCTTTGAAGAGAAACCTGAGGAGCCTGTTGTTTTAGCTTTAGACCCCAAGGGTCATGAAGATGATTCCTATGAAGCCAGGAAAAGCTTCCTAACAAAATACTTCAACAAACAACCGTATCCCACCAGGAGAGAGATTGAGAAGCTGGCGGCCAGTTTATGGTTGTGGAAGAGTGACATTGCTTCCCATTTTAGTAACAAGAGGAAGAAGTGTGTCCGAGACTGTGAAAAATACAAGCCTGGTGTGTTACTGGGTTTCAACATGAAAGAATTAAACAAGGTTAAGCATGAGATGGATTTTGATGCTGAGTGGctatttgaaaatcatgatgagAAGGATTCCAGAGTCAATGCTAGTAAAACTGCTGACAAGAAGCTCAACCTTGGGAAGGAAGATGACAGTTCCtctgacagttttgaaaatttggaaGAAGAATCCAATGGAAGTGGTAGCCCTTTTGATCCTGTTTTTGAAGTTGAGCCTAAAATCCCCAATGATAACCCAGAGGAACACATACCGAAGGTAATTTCTGAGGATGCTTTAGAATCTGAGGAGAAGCTAGACCAAAAAGAGGAGGATGGTTCAAAATATGAAACTATTCATTTGACTGAGGAACCAACCAAACTAATGCCTGATGCCTCTGATAGTGAGGTTGACCAAGACGATGTCGTTGAGTGGAAAGATGGTGCTTCTCCGTCTGAGAGCGGCCCTGGTTCCCAACAAGTGTCGGACTTTGAGGACAACCCATGTGAAATGAAACCAGGAACCTGGTCCGATGAGTCTTCCCAGAGTGAAGATGCAAGGAGCAGTAAGCCAGCTGCCAAAAAAAAGGCTACCATGCAAGgtgacagagagcagttgaaatGGAAGAATAGTTCCTATGGAAAAGTTGAAGGGTTTTGGTCCAAGGACCAGTCACAGTGGaagaatgcaactgaaaatgatGAGCGCTTATCCAACCCACAGATTGAGTGGCAGAATAGCACAATTGACAGTGAGGACGGGGAGCAGTTTGACAACATGACTGATGGAGTAGCTGAGCCCATGCATGGCAGCTTAACCGGAGTTAAACTGAGCAGCCAACAGGCCTGA